From the Astatotilapia calliptera chromosome 6, fAstCal1.2, whole genome shotgun sequence genome, one window contains:
- the LOC113024567 gene encoding tryptase-like, protein SQHQTEWPDCESGPSASKTVTQIIIHPNYNSDTNDNDICLLQLSSPVAFTNYVSPVCLAASSSTFYSGVNSWVTGWADIGSGVSLPSLQNLMEVEVPVVGNRQCNCDYGVGNITDNMICAGLHTGGKDSCQEDSGGPTVSKQNGRWIQAGIVSFGEGCAEPNFPGVYTRVSQYQTWINSRISSNQLGFMTFTSTGTNSDLNVTCPNSSEGRPAHSFIFVFFHLLSLAFCLC, encoded by the exons TCTCAGCACCAAACTGAGTGGCCTGACTGTGAATCTGGGCCGTCAGCGTCTAAGACAGTGACacagatcatcatccatccaaACTACAACTCTGATACCAATGACAACGACATCTGCCTCCTGCAGCTCTCCTCACCGGTGGCTTTCACCAACTACGTTTCTCCCGTCTGCCTGGCAGCTTCAAGCAGCACCTTCTACAGCGGTGTTAACAGCTGGGTCACCGGCTGGGCCGATATAGGGAGTGGAG TGTCCCTTCCTTCTCTACAAAACCTCATGGAGGTGGAGGTTCCTGTTGTAGGAAACAGACAGTGTAACTGTGACTATGGAGTGGGAAACATCACTGACAACATGATCTGTGCCGGGCTACATACAGGAGGAAAGGACTCCTGTCAG GAGGATTCAGGAGGTCCAACGGTGAGCAAGCAGAACGGTCGCTGGATTCAGGCGGGAATCGTCAGTTTTGGGGAAGGTTGTGCTGAGCCGAATTTTCCAGGAGTCTACACCAGAGTATCCCAGTACCAGACCTGGATCAACAGCCGGATTTCCTCCAACCAGCTGGGCTTCATGACGTTCACGTCCACTGGGACCAACAGTGACCTCAATGTCACCTGCCCGAATAGCAGCGAGGGTCGTCCTGCTCACTCCTTCATCTTTGTCTTCTTCCATCTCCTCAGCCTCGCCTTTTGTCTCTGctga